The Stenotrophomonas maltophilia genome includes a region encoding these proteins:
- the murD gene encoding UDP-N-acetylmuramoyl-L-alanine--D-glutamate ligase yields MKISKLDGKRVALWGWGREGRAAFAVLRERLPTLPLSLFCPAAEVEAARAETQGVLDVRGEPSAEALAAFDVVIKSPGISPYQPIALAAEGQGTRFIGGTALWFAEHAADDGIVHDTVCVTGTKGKSTTTALVAHLLRAAGHRTGLVGNIGLPLLEVLDPQPAPEYWAVELSSYQTGEVARSGARPQVAVVLNLFPEHLDWHGSEQRYIEDKLRLVTEAAPRIAVLNAADPHLAALSLPDSEVVWFNQPQGWHMRGDIVHRGEQAVFDTRNTPLPGRHNRGNLCAVLAALEALGLDAAALAPAVQDFRPLPNRLQRIGVADGLTYVNDSISTTPHASLAALECFAGQRIALLVGGHDRGLDWTDFMQHMAHDVPPVEIVTMGSNGPRIHAMLQPLADAGRFGLHAAGDLPEAMALARAALGVQGGVVLLSPGAPSFGAYRDYVARGRHFAELAGFDPDSISAIPGLGIA; encoded by the coding sequence GTGAAGATTTCGAAGCTTGACGGAAAGCGCGTTGCACTGTGGGGCTGGGGCCGTGAGGGCCGCGCCGCGTTTGCGGTGCTGCGTGAGCGCCTGCCCACGCTGCCGCTGAGCCTGTTCTGCCCGGCGGCTGAAGTCGAGGCCGCGCGTGCGGAAACGCAGGGCGTGCTGGACGTGCGTGGCGAGCCTTCTGCTGAAGCGCTGGCCGCGTTTGACGTGGTGATCAAGTCTCCCGGCATCAGCCCCTACCAGCCAATCGCGCTGGCGGCGGAAGGGCAGGGCACCCGCTTCATTGGTGGCACCGCGCTGTGGTTCGCCGAACACGCGGCCGACGATGGCATCGTGCACGACACCGTGTGCGTGACCGGTACCAAGGGCAAGAGCACCACCACCGCGCTGGTCGCGCACCTGCTGCGTGCCGCCGGCCACCGTACCGGCCTGGTCGGCAACATCGGCCTGCCGCTGCTGGAAGTGCTGGACCCGCAGCCCGCGCCCGAGTACTGGGCGGTGGAACTGTCCAGCTACCAGACCGGCGAAGTGGCACGCAGTGGCGCCCGCCCGCAGGTGGCGGTGGTGCTGAACCTGTTCCCGGAACACCTGGACTGGCACGGCAGCGAACAGCGTTACATCGAAGACAAGCTGCGGCTGGTGACTGAAGCCGCACCGCGCATCGCCGTGCTCAATGCCGCCGATCCGCACCTGGCCGCGCTGTCGCTGCCCGACAGCGAAGTGGTCTGGTTCAACCAGCCGCAGGGCTGGCACATGCGCGGCGACATCGTGCATCGTGGTGAGCAGGCCGTGTTTGATACCCGCAACACGCCGCTGCCGGGCCGCCACAACCGTGGCAACCTGTGCGCGGTGCTGGCCGCGCTGGAAGCGCTGGGGCTGGATGCCGCGGCGCTTGCGCCGGCGGTGCAGGACTTCCGTCCGCTGCCGAACCGTCTGCAGCGCATCGGCGTGGCCGATGGCCTGACCTACGTCAACGATTCGATCAGCACCACGCCGCATGCCAGCCTGGCCGCGCTGGAGTGCTTCGCCGGGCAGCGCATCGCGCTGCTGGTGGGCGGGCATGACCGTGGCCTGGACTGGACCGATTTCATGCAGCACATGGCGCACGACGTGCCGCCGGTGGAGATCGTGACCATGGGCAGCAACGGCCCGCGCATCCACGCCATGCTGCAGCCGCTGGCCGATGCCGGTCGCTTCGGTCTGCACGCTGCAGGTGATCTGCCCGAGGCGATGGCCTTGGCGCGCGCCGCGCTGGGGGTGCAGGGTGGGGTGGTGCTGCTGTCGCCGGGCGCGCCGAGCTTTGGTGCGTACCGCGATTACGTGGCGCGTGGCCGTCATTTCGCCGAGCTGGCCGGATTCGACCCGGACAGCATCAGCGCGATTCCGGGGCTGGGCATCGCCTGA
- a CDS encoding SMI1/KNR4 family protein — MNLVDRFLSGLIPRLPADDAPQWAHVQGASAQDLQRLRMQWPQVPDSLVELLSRVDGTHFREYPGGGVCVLMLGSDVEDGGYPYYLRSVAQIFEDQQQWDDSIRSIYEEWLDDEPEILGEGIDADLPMNRRLCFSHCMNNGGTSMLYLDFDPAPGGVAGQVVRYLHDPDSYAVIAPSFDAYLQQLIDGGYAFIDEEQ; from the coding sequence ATGAACCTTGTTGATCGCTTTCTGTCTGGCCTGATCCCACGCCTGCCTGCCGACGATGCCCCGCAATGGGCTCACGTCCAGGGCGCCAGCGCACAAGACCTGCAGCGCCTGCGCATGCAATGGCCGCAGGTGCCTGACAGCCTGGTGGAACTGTTGTCCCGCGTCGATGGCACCCATTTCCGCGAGTACCCCGGCGGCGGGGTCTGCGTGCTGATGCTCGGCTCGGACGTGGAAGACGGCGGCTATCCGTACTACCTGCGCTCGGTCGCGCAGATCTTCGAGGACCAGCAGCAATGGGACGACAGCATCCGTTCCATCTACGAAGAGTGGCTGGATGACGAGCCGGAGATTCTGGGTGAAGGCATCGACGCGGATCTGCCGATGAACCGCCGCCTGTGCTTCTCGCACTGCATGAACAACGGCGGCACCTCGATGCTGTACCTGGATTTTGATCCGGCACCCGGCGGCGTTGCCGGCCAGGTGGTGCGTTACCTGCACGACCCGGACAGCTATGCGGTGATCGCCCCCAGCTTCGATGCGTATCTGCAGCAATTGATCGACGGCGGCTACGCGTTCATCGACGAGGAGCAGTAG
- a CDS encoding dienelactone hydrolase family protein, translated as MNRWRCGVAMVLGLAAMPAWAAMKTQPVEWKHQGTTFSGVLVYDDGDNDKRPGLVMVPNWKGVNESAIEKAKQLAGDDYVVLVADVYGKGVRPKTDAEAGPVATKLRNDRPLLRARALEAVNALKAQAGKVPLDASRIGAVGFCFGGTTVLELARAGAPLAGVVSLHGGLGSPLPAQAGGSHPSVLVLNGADDKSVTAEDIAGFQEEMNAAKVDWEFTNYSGAVHCFAERDANSPPGCQYNERAAKRAWKALDEFFEERFEKR; from the coding sequence ATGAACCGATGGCGTTGTGGTGTGGCGATGGTGCTCGGCCTGGCGGCGATGCCGGCGTGGGCGGCAATGAAGACGCAGCCGGTGGAGTGGAAACACCAGGGCACGACTTTCAGTGGCGTGCTGGTCTATGACGACGGCGACAACGACAAGCGCCCTGGCCTGGTGATGGTGCCGAACTGGAAGGGTGTGAACGAATCGGCCATCGAGAAGGCCAAACAGCTGGCCGGCGATGATTACGTGGTGCTGGTGGCCGATGTCTACGGCAAGGGTGTGCGGCCGAAGACCGATGCCGAGGCCGGGCCGGTGGCGACCAAGCTGCGCAACGATCGGCCGCTGCTGCGCGCGCGTGCACTGGAAGCGGTGAACGCGCTCAAGGCGCAGGCCGGGAAGGTGCCGCTGGATGCCAGCCGGATCGGTGCGGTGGGCTTCTGCTTCGGCGGTACCACCGTGCTGGAGCTGGCCCGTGCCGGTGCGCCGTTGGCCGGTGTGGTCAGCCTGCACGGTGGGCTGGGCTCGCCATTGCCGGCGCAGGCCGGTGGCAGCCATCCTTCGGTGCTGGTGCTCAACGGTGCTGACGACAAGAGCGTGACCGCCGAGGACATCGCCGGTTTCCAGGAGGAAATGAACGCGGCCAAGGTCGACTGGGAGTTCACCAACTACAGCGGGGCGGTGCACTGCTTTGCCGAGCGCGATGCCAACAGCCCGCCGGGGTGCCAGTACAACGAGCGGGCGGCCAAGCGCGCGTGGAAGGCGCTGGATGAGTTCTTCGAGGAGCGCTTCGAGAAACGTTGA
- a CDS encoding polyprenyl synthetase family protein, with protein MTITEDTRPALGLPQIQSLAAADMAAVDALIRRRLSSDVVLINQIADHIISAGGKRLRPMLVMLAGHAVGQAGPEHHQLAAIIEFIHTSTLLHDDVVDESSLRRGRSTANALWGNAPSVLVGDFLYSRSFQLMVELERMPVMQILADATNRIAEGEVLQLLHVHNPDTDEAAYLRVIERKTAVLFAAGTRLGALASGVDEATQQALFDYGMHLGYAFQIADDVLDYSANAEELGKNLGDDLAEGKATLPLIHAMAHSDDATRERLRTIVQDGDASAMPEVLAAIRSTGGLEYSRARAEEYAEAAERALDGLGDNDAVAALRGLARYAVQRSH; from the coding sequence ATGACCATCACCGAAGACACCCGTCCCGCCCTGGGCCTGCCCCAGATCCAGTCGCTTGCCGCGGCCGACATGGCCGCCGTCGACGCCCTGATCCGGCGCCGGCTGTCCTCGGACGTCGTGCTGATCAACCAGATCGCCGACCACATCATTTCCGCCGGCGGCAAGCGCCTGCGCCCGATGCTGGTGATGCTGGCGGGTCACGCGGTCGGCCAGGCCGGTCCGGAGCACCACCAGCTGGCGGCGATCATCGAGTTCATCCATACCTCCACCCTGCTGCACGATGACGTGGTGGATGAATCCAGCCTGCGCCGTGGCCGCAGCACCGCCAACGCGCTGTGGGGCAACGCGCCCAGCGTGCTGGTCGGCGACTTCCTGTACTCGCGCAGCTTCCAGCTGATGGTCGAGCTGGAGCGCATGCCGGTGATGCAGATCCTGGCCGACGCCACCAACCGCATCGCCGAGGGTGAAGTGCTGCAGCTGCTGCACGTGCACAACCCGGATACCGACGAAGCCGCCTACCTGCGCGTGATCGAGCGCAAGACCGCGGTGCTGTTCGCCGCCGGCACCCGCCTGGGTGCGCTGGCCAGCGGCGTGGACGAAGCCACCCAGCAGGCCCTGTTCGACTACGGCATGCACCTGGGCTACGCGTTCCAGATCGCCGACGACGTGCTGGACTACTCGGCCAATGCCGAGGAACTGGGCAAGAACCTGGGCGACGACCTCGCCGAGGGCAAGGCCACGCTGCCGCTGATCCATGCCATGGCCCATTCCGACGACGCCACCCGCGAGCGCCTGCGCACCATCGTGCAGGACGGCGACGCTTCGGCGATGCCGGAAGTACTGGCCGCGATCCGCTCCACCGGCGGCCTGGAGTACAGCCGCGCGCGTGCCGAGGAATATGCCGAAGCCGCCGAGCGCGCGCTCGATGGCCTGGGCGACAACGATGCCGTGGCGGCCCTGCGTGGCCTGGCGCGTTACGCGGTGCAGCGTTCGCATTGA